The proteins below are encoded in one region of Metabacillus dongyingensis:
- a CDS encoding lipoate--protein ligase, protein MLFIDNQGITDPRINLAIEEYCLKNLDPEQTYLLFYINEPSIIIGKNQNTIEEINTKYVEDQGLHVVRRLSGGGAVYHDLGNLNFSFITKDDGDSFHNFKKFTEPVTRALKRLGVDAELSGRNDILAEGRKISGNAQFSTRGRMFSHGTLLFDSEMENVVSALNVKKDKIESKGIKSIRSRVANISEFLEEKITIEQFREIILRYIFDTDGEIPQYKLTESDWEKITELSKERYQNWNWNYGKSPAFNLQHSNRFPIGQIDVRLEVHKGRIENCKIFGDFFGVGNVEDIENRLKGQQYDRSSIEMAFRDVDIKHYFGNVEKDQFIELLY, encoded by the coding sequence TCCTGAACAAACTTACCTTCTTTTCTATATTAATGAACCTTCCATCATCATTGGGAAGAATCAAAATACAATAGAAGAAATTAATACGAAATATGTAGAAGATCAAGGGCTGCATGTTGTCCGCAGATTATCAGGGGGCGGAGCGGTTTACCATGATCTTGGAAACTTGAATTTCAGCTTTATTACGAAAGACGATGGAGACAGCTTTCACAATTTCAAAAAATTCACTGAACCTGTGACCCGTGCATTAAAACGTCTTGGAGTTGATGCAGAGCTTAGCGGAAGAAATGATATTTTAGCTGAAGGCAGAAAAATATCAGGCAACGCTCAATTCTCTACGAGAGGCAGAATGTTCAGCCATGGTACACTTCTGTTTGATTCTGAGATGGAGAATGTTGTTTCCGCTTTAAATGTGAAAAAGGACAAGATTGAATCCAAGGGCATAAAATCGATTCGCAGCAGGGTAGCAAACATCAGCGAATTTCTTGAAGAAAAAATCACGATTGAACAATTCAGAGAGATCATTCTCCGTTATATCTTTGATACAGATGGCGAAATTCCCCAGTATAAACTGACAGAATCAGATTGGGAAAAGATCACTGAACTCTCAAAAGAACGCTATCAAAACTGGAACTGGAATTACGGCAAATCTCCAGCCTTTAATCTTCAGCACTCAAACCGTTTTCCTATCGGCCAAATTGATGTTCGCCTGGAAGTTCATAAAGGCAGGATTGAAAACTGCAAAATCTTCGGGGATTTCTTTGGAGTCGGAAATGTTGAAGATATTGAAAATCGCTTAAAAGGCCAGCAATATGATCGTTCATCGATTGAAATGGCTTTCAGGGATGTTGATATCAAACACTATTTTGGAAATGTGGAAAAAGATCAATTTATCGAGCTGCTGTATTAA
- a CDS encoding enoyl-CoA hydratase-related protein has product MSNILYTLEKHLAVVTINRPEVFNCFNYETLLELEAAVEDIRTNPEVRAVIFTGAGEKAFCAGADLKERKTLTDQQVKRNLFKIGEVFTKIDALPQPTIAAINGYAFGGGMELALSCDFRLIAEGTSVGLTETGLGIIPGAGGTQRLPRIIGEAKALELILTARKITSEQALEYGLVSKTAPDVMAASAELAEEILRNGPIALQQAKFAIKQGMNADLQTGLHIERKAYEVTIPTEDRVEALAAFSEKRKPVFKGK; this is encoded by the coding sequence TTGAGCAATATTTTATACACATTAGAAAAGCACCTGGCCGTTGTCACGATAAACCGTCCAGAGGTATTCAACTGCTTCAACTATGAAACACTGCTTGAGCTTGAGGCAGCAGTTGAAGATATCCGCACGAACCCTGAAGTGAGAGCTGTGATTTTTACAGGTGCAGGGGAAAAAGCATTTTGTGCAGGCGCCGATCTGAAAGAGAGAAAGACTCTGACAGATCAGCAGGTAAAACGGAATCTATTTAAAATTGGCGAGGTATTCACAAAGATTGATGCCCTTCCTCAGCCCACCATTGCAGCCATCAACGGGTATGCATTCGGCGGTGGCATGGAGCTTGCTTTGTCATGTGATTTCAGGCTGATAGCAGAAGGCACGTCTGTCGGGCTGACCGAAACGGGCCTTGGCATCATTCCTGGTGCAGGGGGAACGCAGCGTCTTCCGCGCATTATCGGCGAGGCTAAAGCGCTTGAGCTTATTTTAACTGCCCGCAAAATTACTTCCGAGCAAGCACTGGAGTATGGTCTGGTTTCAAAGACAGCTCCTGATGTCATGGCAGCTTCAGCAGAGCTTGCAGAAGAGATTCTCAGAAATGGGCCAATTGCTCTCCAGCAGGCTAAATTTGCAATCAAACAGGGAATGAATGCAGACCTTCAGACAGGCTTGCATATTGAGCGCAAGGCTTATGAAGTAACAATCCCAACCGAAGACCGTGTTGAAGCTTTAGCGGCTTTCAGCGAAAAACGAAAGCCTGTTTTTAAAGGGAAATAA
- a CDS encoding fatty acid--CoA ligase family protein codes for MNLLSQLSLSAKTHKDKPAFIFEGKETSYGELDVLISKFAAGLQKLGVKKGDHLALVLGNSPYFVISLYGAMRAGATVIPINPIYTPDEIGYILNNGDVKTIVTLDVLLPLFEKMNDVLPLAEHIISCETPPSDAGSGLDVSALSISTKLKSFTSLLATSVSEPEEVIQSEEDVAVILYTSGTTGKPKGAMLTHKNLYSNAKDVGSYLKMNDADKVVATLPMFHVFCLTVSLNAPLISGATLLIVPRFSSAEVFKLIKTYEATVFAGVPTMYNFLLQHEAGDANDLQSLRLCISGGASMPVALLKGFEQKFKVVISEGYGLSEASPVTCFNPLDRPRKAGSIGTNILNVENKVVNELGEEVPPGQVGELIVKGPNVMKGYYKMPEETTHTIRDGWLYTGDLATMDEEGYFTIVDRKKDMVLVGGYNVYPREVEEVLYNHPGVVEVAVVGVPDPNQGEAVKCFVVLKDQSLTEEGLKAYCREHLAKYKVPSSIEFLEELPKNTTGKILRRALKDQVLQK; via the coding sequence ATGAATTTATTATCACAGTTGTCTTTATCCGCAAAAACGCATAAAGACAAGCCGGCGTTTATCTTTGAGGGGAAGGAAACATCCTATGGGGAACTGGATGTATTAATCAGTAAATTTGCGGCCGGTCTGCAGAAGCTCGGGGTGAAAAAAGGGGATCACCTTGCTCTTGTGCTTGGAAATTCACCATATTTTGTTATATCACTATATGGAGCAATGAGGGCTGGTGCTACAGTCATTCCAATCAATCCAATCTACACACCGGATGAAATCGGGTATATTTTAAACAATGGTGATGTAAAAACAATTGTAACCCTTGATGTGCTGCTGCCTTTATTTGAAAAAATGAATGATGTTTTGCCATTGGCGGAGCATATCATATCATGCGAAACTCCTCCATCTGATGCTGGATCAGGATTGGATGTTTCGGCTCTCTCAATCAGCACAAAATTGAAATCGTTTACAAGTTTACTTGCTACATCTGTGTCTGAGCCGGAAGAAGTCATCCAGTCAGAAGAAGATGTTGCCGTCATCTTATATACATCAGGCACCACAGGTAAGCCTAAGGGAGCAATGCTCACTCACAAGAATCTATACAGCAATGCGAAGGATGTAGGATCTTATTTGAAAATGAATGATGCGGATAAGGTGGTAGCGACACTGCCAATGTTCCATGTTTTTTGTTTGACGGTTTCACTGAATGCGCCGCTGATCAGCGGAGCAACACTGTTAATCGTGCCGCGCTTCAGTTCTGCTGAAGTTTTTAAGCTGATTAAAACCTATGAAGCTACTGTATTTGCGGGTGTGCCGACGATGTATAATTTCCTATTGCAGCATGAGGCGGGAGATGCAAACGATTTACAGTCTCTCAGACTCTGCATTTCAGGGGGAGCATCCATGCCGGTTGCTCTATTAAAAGGATTTGAGCAGAAGTTTAAGGTCGTGATTTCTGAAGGCTACGGTTTATCTGAGGCTTCTCCTGTTACGTGCTTTAATCCGCTTGATCGTCCGCGCAAGGCAGGCTCAATCGGCACGAACATTCTAAATGTCGAAAATAAAGTAGTAAATGAATTAGGCGAAGAAGTCCCTCCTGGACAAGTCGGCGAACTGATTGTAAAAGGGCCGAATGTCATGAAAGGGTATTATAAAATGCCTGAGGAAACAACCCATACAATTAGGGACGGCTGGCTTTATACAGGGGATCTGGCCACGATGGATGAGGAAGGCTACTTTACCATTGTTGACCGCAAAAAAGATATGGTGCTAGTCGGCGGATACAATGTTTATCCGCGCGAAGTCGAGGAAGTTCTATACAATCATCCTGGTGTAGTTGAGGTTGCTGTTGTCGGCGTTCCCGATCCAAATCAGGGAGAAGCAGTGAAATGCTTTGTTGTATTAAAAGATCAATCACTGACAGAAGAAGGATTAAAAGCATACTGCCGCGAACATTTAGCTAAGTATAAAGTTCCAAGTTCCATTGAATTTTTAGAAGAACTTCCTAAAAATACTACGGGGAAAATTTTGCGCAGGGCGCTTAAAGATCAAGTTCTTCAAAAATAG
- a CDS encoding helix-turn-helix domain-containing protein, producing the protein MKSLQEQIGINLKNVRKMRQYSLDQLSAVTGVSKGMLAQIEKGQSSPTVNTLWKIANGLGVSFSSLVEEEQTSVAVVRRTDKTAVQDLNELYNVFSYFPYDQQKKFEIFLLELLPGCKHVSEQHLSGVEEYLFVSEGEMAVSIGEEHYELKKGDSIKFTANREHVYENKADGSATCFLLIYYP; encoded by the coding sequence ATGAAATCACTGCAGGAACAAATCGGCATCAATTTAAAAAATGTCCGTAAAATGCGGCAGTACAGTCTTGATCAGCTTTCAGCCGTTACGGGAGTGAGCAAAGGCATGCTTGCGCAAATTGAAAAGGGCCAATCAAGTCCAACCGTTAATACGCTCTGGAAAATTGCGAACGGACTTGGCGTTTCTTTTTCGTCTCTGGTAGAAGAAGAACAGACTAGTGTTGCAGTTGTACGCAGGACAGATAAAACAGCAGTTCAGGATTTGAATGAATTATATAATGTCTTTTCCTATTTTCCATATGATCAGCAGAAGAAATTTGAAATTTTTCTGCTTGAGCTGCTTCCGGGATGCAAGCATGTATCAGAGCAGCATCTAAGCGGAGTCGAAGAGTATCTATTTGTAAGTGAAGGTGAAATGGCCGTTTCCATTGGTGAAGAGCATTATGAGCTGAAAAAAGGAGACTCCATCAAATTCACCGCTAATCGTGAGCATGTGTATGAAAACAAAGCGGATGGGTCCGCAACCTGTTTTCTGCTGATTTATTATCCGTAA